CGACTGTATCATCTGCCTCTCTTCAGGCAGGATTTCCTCGTCATTTTTTTCGCCGCTCAGCATGTCCTTGAATTTGCCGCTCTTGAAGACCTCCGGCCGCACTCCAACCTTGTTCAGCAGGCCCCGGTAATTGTAGCTGTGCATGATGACGCCGATACTTCCGGTGATCGTGAGTTCGTTGGCCACTATCCATTGACACGGAGCCGAAACATAATAGCCGCCCGACGCCGCCAGCCCGCTCATCGAGGCCACGACCGGCCTTTTATATTCCTTCTGAAAATCCGCGATCGCGCGATAAATGTCGTCTGAAGCGAGCACCTCACCCCCCGGCGAATCCACTCGCAAAATGACGGCTTTAACCGCGTCATCTTCACCCGCCAGGCGCAGCTGGTCGGTGATCATGTCCACCAGACTGCTGCCACTCCGGTCCCACGGTTCACTGCTGATGATTCCGGTGATATCGAGGAGGGCAATCTTGTTCTTCGAATGATTGTTCTCGTACGTGACTTCCTCCAGATGCTCACGTGACTGCCGGCCCGCGCCTGTTTTCACCGTCACGCTTCGCACCAAATGCCGCAGGTTGGCAAGGACGCTGACCGCGAGCAAAACCCCCAAAACAATCGCGAACTTCATCCATCCACTCCCGCGGCGCGGAGGACGAGGGGGTGGAGGCGGGGTTATAACCGGGGGCGGAGCCGTCGGCGTGATCGGAGGAGGCAGTTGCGTTTGTGCGGCCAGCACGTCGTTGTCCATATTGGCGGAAAGTACCGCATGGATTTGACACGAGCAAGCCGGATTCGTCGTTCTTCGTTCGCCGCAAGAAGAGGCTGTTACGGACCTCCGCTCTGCCCCAATGCTGCTAGGTCCTCGGGTTACTCGTCGAAACCGCACCAGCTCGCTTCGAAACGTAATCTGGCCCGCTCGTGCCAGCATCGTTCAACTCATCGCACCAATCCAGACCGCGCGAGCCTCCGGTGTTTGCCCCATTGCGCAAAAGGGGCGCGACGCCTTGAATTAAAACATGTTGCTGGCTTTCACAGAAGCGGATCACTGGCGACCGGGAATCGGCGATCCGACGGTCATGGGGTGGATAACCGTCGCGGCATACTTCACCGTCGGGGCGCTTTGCTGGATGGCTGGAAACAGCGACCGGCGCGCGCATCCACAGTCCGGCTATTCAGCTCACCCGCGACTATGGTTCGGATTGGCGGCGTTGTTGACGGTGCTCGGATTCAACAAACAACTCGACCTGCAAACCTGGTTCACGCTCGCGCTCAAGTCAGTCGCCAGGGCCGGGGGTTGGTACGAGGAACGCCGCGTTTTCCAGGCCTTGTTTATCTGAGCCATGGTCCTCTTCGGCATTGTCGGGCTCGCGATTTTGTGCCTTCGGCTCCGGAAAAGTCTGCGGGAAACCTCCGCCGCGCTCGTTGGCAGCGCGTTCCTGACATGTTTCGTGGTGATCCGCGCGGCGTCATTTCACCATGTGGACCAAATGATTGGACTGAGCATCGGCGGATTCAGACTGAACTGGGTGATTGAATTGGGCGGAATTTTTTGCATCGGCCTGGCAGCGTGGAGGAATTGGAGACACAAACGACCCGTCGAGCCGGCGTGCCGCAGTTTCGTCTGGGTTAGAAAGCCTGAATCGGCCTGGAGAACGAAATAGTTTCGGTGGCACGCGCCCGGGGACCGCACCTGTTACGCTCTGAAAAATCGTTCTCCGAAATCGCTCTCCGTGTAAAATGGGGAAATGAATCATCGTTCCAAGGTCTCACGGCGCGCTTTTCTGAAAACTTCCCTGGCGGCGGGCGCGGCCGCTTCGTTACACGACCTTTCGTTCAAATCATTTGCTGCTGGCGCGCCCGGGGTCTCGCCAGGTCAGCAGACCGCGCCATCATGGGTGGACAAACCGATGCGCTGGGCACAGCTCACACTCGTGGAGGACGACCCCGGCAAGTTCGATCCACAATTTTGGCTGGATTACTTCAAACGCACGAGGTCGGAAGCTGTCTGCCTCAGTGCAGGGGGTTGCGTCGCGTACTACCCCACGAAGATCCCTTTTCACCACCGCAGCCAGTGGCTCGGTAGCCTGGACCCGTTCGGCGATCTGGTAGATGGTTGCCGGAAGCTCGGTATGGTCGTCATCGCCCGGACGGATTCCCACGCAACCTATGACGATGTCCGCAACGCGCATCCGGATTGGATCGCGGCGGAGGCCGACGGCAAGCTGCGTCGTCATTGGGCTTCTCCCGAAATGTGGGTGACCTGTGCTCTCGGCCCTTACAACTTCGAATTCATGACCCGGGTCAAAAAAGAGATCATGGCGGATTATCAGGTGGACGGCATTTTCATTAATCGTTGGGACGGATCCGGGTTGTGTCATTGCGAACACTGCGTGAAGAATTTCAAAGATGCCGCCGGTTTGGACCTGCCGCGCACCAGCGACCCGCGGGATCCAAGCCGTCGCGCGTATATTGTCTGGCGCCAGCAACGCCTCTTCGATCTCTGGCAGCTGTGGGACAGTGAGGTCCGCAAGATCAACCCGGGTTCGTGCGTGATCCCCAACACCGGCGGCGGCGCGACGAGTTCGCTCGACATGAGGAAAATCAGCGAACTGGCGCCCACGCTCATCGCGGATCGCCAGGCCCGCCGTGGCCTCGCCGCTCTCTGGGAGAATGGAAAGAATGGCAAGGAGTTTCGCGCCGCCATGGGACGCAAACCAATCGTTGGCATCTTCAGTGTCGGCCTCGAAGAACCCTATCGATGGAAGGATTCGGTGCAGGATGAAGCAGAAATCAGGCTCTGGGTGGCGGATGGCGTCGCCAACGGCCTGCGCCCGTGGTTCACCAAATTCGGCGGCGTGATCCACGACCCGCGCTGGCTGAAACCCGTCGAAAATCTCTACCGCCGTTACGCGAGCTGGGAGAGATACCTGCGCAACGAACAATCGCTGGCCCGCGTGGGAATGGTTTATTCTCAGCAGACGGCCTGGTTTTACGGGAACAAGGTTGAGGATCACACCCTCGGCTGGTACCAGGCGCTTATCGAGGCACGCATCCCGTTCGAGATGGTTCATGATCACCTGCTTGACGCGAAGCACGTCCGCCAGTTCAAAACACTCATCCTGCCAAACATAGCGGCTCTCTCCGATGCACAATGCGAACGGCTCCGAGAGTTTGTCACCGGCGGCGGCGGTCTCATTGCCACTTACGAAACGAGTCTCTACGACGAATGGGGCGCAAAACGCGCGGATTTTGGGTTGCGCAACCTGTTCGGAGTTTCATTCAAGGGCCTCACCGAAGGTCCGATGCACAACTCCTACCTGCGCCTGGAACACCAGTCCTCTCACGGTCATCCCCTATTGAAGGGTCTCGAAGACACCCCGCGCATCATTAACGGAGTGTGGCGGCTGGAAGTCGAGGAATCGCTTTCTTTTCCCGAGCGACCGGTGACCCTGATCCCATCCTATCCGGACCTGCCGATGGAAAAAGTTTATCCTCGTGTGCCAAAAACCGACACGGCGGAAATCTATCTTCGCGATTTAACTCGCGACGATCAGGCCGGCGGTCGGGTCGTTTATTTTCCCTGGGACATTGACCGCACGTTCCGGGAGGTCCTGTGCGTTGATCACTTCAAACTCCTACGCAACGCGGTCGAATGGGCCACGGATGAAGAGGCGCCTGCAACGGTGAGCGGAGCCGGCGTTCTCGACGTAACCGTCTGGCGTCAGAAGTCCTCACTGACCGTGCACCTCGTAAATCTGACGAATCCAATGATGATGAAGGGCCCTGTTCGCGAATTGATTCCTCTCGGTCCGCAAAGAGTTCGCATTCGCATTCCGAACGGCGCGAAAGTCCGGCAAGTCCGCCTCCTGGCCGCCGGTGGAACCCCGCGCATCCGGCGCAACGGTCATTCCCTGTCCGTAACCGT
The Candidatus Angelobacter sp. DNA segment above includes these coding regions:
- the sppA gene encoding signal peptide peptidase SppA; this encodes MKFAIVLGVLLAVSVLANLRHLVRSVTVKTGAGRQSREHLEEVTYENNHSKNKIALLDITGIISSEPWDRSGSSLVDMITDQLRLAGEDDAVKAVILRVDSPGGEVLASDDIYRAIADFQKEYKRPVVASMSGLAASGGYYVSAPCQWIVANELTITGSIGVIMHSYNYRGLLNKVGVRPEVFKSGKFKDMLSGEKNDEEILPEERQMIQSLIDETFQRFKKVVAEGRQRANKQNGDEGRKLAANWEDYADGRVLSGKQAYELGFVDELGNFDAAVERARDLAKIGNANLVQYERPFDLGNLFRLFGESEGRSLKIDLGMQLPKLQVGRLYFLSPTVFH
- a CDS encoding alpha-amylase family protein translates to MNHRSKVSRRAFLKTSLAAGAAASLHDLSFKSFAAGAPGVSPGQQTAPSWVDKPMRWAQLTLVEDDPGKFDPQFWLDYFKRTRSEAVCLSAGGCVAYYPTKIPFHHRSQWLGSLDPFGDLVDGCRKLGMVVIARTDSHATYDDVRNAHPDWIAAEADGKLRRHWASPEMWVTCALGPYNFEFMTRVKKEIMADYQVDGIFINRWDGSGLCHCEHCVKNFKDAAGLDLPRTSDPRDPSRRAYIVWRQQRLFDLWQLWDSEVRKINPGSCVIPNTGGGATSSLDMRKISELAPTLIADRQARRGLAALWENGKNGKEFRAAMGRKPIVGIFSVGLEEPYRWKDSVQDEAEIRLWVADGVANGLRPWFTKFGGVIHDPRWLKPVENLYRRYASWERYLRNEQSLARVGMVYSQQTAWFYGNKVEDHTLGWYQALIEARIPFEMVHDHLLDAKHVRQFKTLILPNIAALSDAQCERLREFVTGGGGLIATYETSLYDEWGAKRADFGLRNLFGVSFKGLTEGPMHNSYLRLEHQSSHGHPLLKGLEDTPRIINGVWRLEVEESLSFPERPVTLIPSYPDLPMEKVYPRVPKTDTAEIYLRDLTRDDQAGGRVVYFPWDIDRTFREVLCVDHFKLLRNAVEWATDEEAPATVSGAGVLDVTVWRQKSSLTVHLVNLTNPMMMKGPVRELIPLGPQRVRIRIPNGAKVRQVRLLAAGGTPRIRRNGHSLSVTVPSIRDHEVVAVDL